One Stratiformator vulcanicus genomic window, GAGTGAATCACTTCGGCGATCGTCACCCCCACGGCGAAGCCTGCTCCGCCCTTTTTCTTAATCACTTCCGCTCCGCTGCCACGCGTTTTCTTCTCAACAGCGGCGAGCATCGACGGATTGACGCCCGGCCATTTTTCAAGTGGCAACCCGGCGACCTGTGCGGCGCTCCATATCGCAACCATGCTGTCGCCGTGCTCGCCCAGCATCATCGCCGAGACCTGTGTCGGCGGAACGTTTAATTCCCGGGCCAACATGCCTTGGAACCGCGATGTGTCGAGCATCGTCCCGAGACCGATCACGCGTTCTTTGGGTAACCCCAAGTCTTTGAGCATTAAGTACGTGAGAATGTCGACCGGATTGGAAACGACAAAGCCGATCGCGTCTTTCTTCAGCCCGTGTGATTTGACATCTTTTAAGATATTGCGAAACAGGGCGACGTTTCGATTAATGAGATCAAGACGAGACTCGTCCGGCTTGCGCCGCAATCCAGCCGTGATTACCACGACGTCGGCGTCCTTGCAGGTCGACGTATCGGCCGCGTAGATCGACTGATCCGAAAGGAACGACGAACCGTGCACAAGGTCGAGTGCCTGACCGTCGGCGACATCGGGATTCACGTCGACGAGTGCGATTTCACGGACGATTCCGCCCGTTTGCAGCGCGAAGGCCGCACACGAGCCGACCAGTCCGCCACCACCAATGATTGCAATTTTCATGAGAAATCGTGGGTTAAGAAGTGTGAACTGGAATTATTTGCCGAGCGAAGCCATCACCTGGTCCGTGATCGCCTGCACGAGTGCGTCTTGGTCGACGCTGCCCGCTGCGGCGAGTCCGTCCGGCGTTTGGCAGCCGTTCGGGGCACAACCGGGTTCGTTGGAATAACCGGGGTATTGCGGCGGGGCATTAAACGCCGAGGTCTGCGGCAGATTCTCTTTATAGCCTTCACGGAACGCGCTGTTGCCACACAGGTCGCAGTCTTCGGCGTGGAATCGAGGATCGTCGAAGCCGAGCTTCTTCTTGAGGTCGATCAATTCTCGTGATTTTTCCTCGTTGAGATATTCGATCGGCTTGCCGAGCTGTTTCGTCAGAATCAGCATGCGGCAATACGCGTCGAGAATCTCGGTCTTCCAATAGGCTTCTTCGACGTTCTTTCCGAAACTGACGGTTCCGTGGTTCTTAAGAATCACACAACTGGTGCCCTTTAAGAATGGGACAGGTGTGTTAGCGAAGTCTTGCCCGCCTGGCGTCTCGTATGGCGCAATCGGGACCTCGCCCATGAAGACTTCGATTTCCGGCAGAATACATTGCGGGATCGGTTCACCGGCGATGGCGAAGGCCGTCGCGTGCGGCGGGTGACAATGCACGACCGACTTCACGTCGGGCCGCTCCTTCATGATTGCCAGGTGCAGCAGGACCTCGCTCGTCCGCTTCCGCTTACCCGCGATCTGATTGCCTTCCATGTCGACGGCGCAGATGTCGTCCGGAGTCATGAACCCCTTACAGATCATCGTCGGCGAGCAAAGTACTTCGTTTTCGCCGACGCGAATCGTGATGTTCCCGTCATTGGCTGCCGCGAAACCTTTGTTGTAAACCCGGCGGCCGATTTCGCAGATGTCTTCTTTGAGCTTGCGGTCATTAATACCGCTGTTCCAACGATTGGTCGACATGGTCACTTATCCTTGAAAGAGGTCTTAATTACTAGGAGTCGATCTCGATCGCGTCGAGAATCGCAGCGTTGTAAGCATCGATCGGTTTGATTGCCGGCTGAAACGGAGCCGCCGCTTCGGGGCCCTCGGCGATCGCGACAAGCGATCCGAGATCCGCCCCAAGTTCGTCGTACAGGGCAAACGGTTCTCCGCGGCCTGCCGAATCACCGTTGAGGCCCCGTCGATCGAGCGGCGCCACCAACCGCCATCGTCCGGTCGATAAGTCCGGATGAGCCGTCGCGAGCGTCACGGTTCCGATGATCTCTCCGATTTTCATGACGTCTCCTTACGTCGCCCCGAAGCCGCACGCGATACAATCGCGTTCAAGATCTGTCCGAAGCGGAAGGCCTGAAGTTCCGTGACCGCCCAGTAATTCGGATTTAATTGACGCGTCACGCGGTCGACTTGATCTGGATCAGTCGCCACGCAACCGCGGATTCCGCGTGAACGATTGGCCCGACATGCCGCGACTTCTGGTTCGTTTGTGATGACGATCGCCCCATCGGCGGCGCCGCGGAGCAATTCAGCCGTCGCGTGATCGGTCGCTTCGGCGGGGCACCCGACAAGTTCGCGACGAAATGCCATTTTGCTGTTTTTAATCACGCGGTCGCTGACCGAGAGCCCCGATTTCGTGACCGAGACAGGATAGAACAACCAACGACCTGCCCCGCCCTCGGATTCAGCTGGCTGCACAGTAGTGGAAGCGCGAACCCAGTCGACGTGATTTCTCTTAAGGAAGTCTTTGGCCGAAGGTGTCAACAGACTCCTGTCGCCGATTTTGAGAACGTTTTTTCGCTCCCATTGCTTTTCAAGAACGCTTTCGGTGATGACGGCGGCGTCAATCGTGATCGCGGGCGCCTTTTCGGCGGATTGCGGCACCGGCGTAGCGTCACCCTTCGCACTCGCCTTTAATTGGCTGAGTACGGCGGCGACAATATCGTCGATGACTTTTGATTCGCTCACTGAAATCTGCGTCAAAACTGTCTTAGTCGTGAAAAATATTAATCGTCGAGAATACCGATCACCGCCCAGCGGACCGGCGTTGACTTGTCACCGATCATCTCGCGGACGCTCCCGCCGTCTGACGTTAAGATCACTTTGTCGCCACGTCCGGCGCCGAGTTGGTCGATCGCGATTAACGGCGGCCCATCATCGCCGCCATCTGCGAGCAGTGGCTGCGTGATGAGTAACTTCCAACCCTTTAAGGTCGGGTGTTTCGTGGTGGCTCTTGTCGAACCGAGTACCAGAGCGGCTTGCATATTGAACCTTTATAAGATCCTCAGTTCGTCGCTCATGCTCATCCGTCGCTGACGGGTGAACGTCATCGGGGTCGTCACTCCCTCTCCAGTGGGTGTCGCGATGCTGTAGCTGAGATAACCTTCCCCCCCGACTCCAAGGCCTGCCGTCGATGGTCCGTTTACACAGAACAGGGTCGTGTTCATCACCCGGCCCATCTCCGCGATCACATCGAGGTTCTTGCTGTGCACAATCGCCGTGTGCCGGAATCCGTGTTCGAATTGCTCGCACAGTTTGATGCCTTCGGCGGTATCACGGCAGCGGACGATCGGCACGAAGGGCATCATTTGCTCTTCGGGCACGAAAGGATTGTTGACATCGGTTTCGCCGACGAGCAGTTGTGTATTGGCCGGTACAGAGAGACCGATCGCCGCAGCAAGTACCGCCGGGTCTTTGCCGACGTATTGCTTCTTAACGTGGTAATGATCGCTCGCATCCTTCGGAGGATCGAAAGCGACCGCGGTTAATTTAGCGACCTGATCGGCGTTTAATCGGAATGCACCGTGTCGACCGAACGCTTCCATCAGTGAATTAAAGACGCCGTCAACGACGAAGACTTCTTTCTCACCGATACACAATAGATTGTTGTCGTAGGCCGCCCCGGCAATAATTGACTTTGCCGCTTTTTCGATATCGGCTGTGTCATCAACGAGCACGGGGGGATTTCCGGGACCGGCGACGATCGCCCGCTTGCGTGTCCCCAAAGCAGCTCTTGCGACGGCCGGACCGCCGGTGACGACCAGCAGCGGAATGTCGCGGTGCTCGAAAATGGCCTGAGCCGATTCGATCGTCGGATTGCCGATGATCGTAATCACATTGGTCAGGCCGGTTTCTTCGTAGATCGCTTTATTGAATCGGCGAACCCCCTCGCAGGCGATGTTCTTGCCCGACGGATGTGGGTTGAATACGACCGAATTACCCGCTGCCACCATGTTAATAACATTGCCCGCCAATGTTGGCAGCGAATGGGTCACGGGGGTAATTGCACCGATCACGCCAAACGGGGCGTATTCAATGATCGTTGTCCCGCCCGATCCGGTCAGGGCTTCCGGCTTCAAATAGGCAACGCCGAGAACATCTTGAACGATCTTCAGCTTCTCGATTTTGTGATCAAGGCGCCCGACCTGCGTCTCCTCAAGCTCTAGTCGACCCAGTTCTTCGGCCTGATCGTTGCAAATCTGCTTGATGATTCGCTCGACCGCTTTGCGAGCGTCGGTGCCGGCCTTCGTTAATTGATGAAAACCGTCGGTCGCGGCAACGACCGCATCGTCGACATTCTGAAAGACGCCCCAGTCACCATTATCGGCTGACCCGTTGACGTGACCGTTCGCGGGAATCTTGCCGAGCTTCGACAGGACTTCTTGAACGACGGTGCGGATGGCTTGTTCGTTGGCATTCATATAATTAGCGCGATATTAATTGAAGGAAGGAAATCCATCGTCGTTCGTCGCCTCGAGTTCGAGGCGTTGTCGGACCCAAGTAGCGACGGCAGCGCGAGACGGAAATGTGGCGGCCATCGTCATTAACAGCACTGCGACCACCACATAAGAGACCCACTGTCCCTCAACGATATAGGCGATAAGATTAAAGAAGGCTCCGCCTTCGAGCATCGCGAACCAGATAATCATCCTCGACTGGTATAGAAACAGTGCCTGCACGATGTTCTCAGGCACAGTCTGCGGTGGTGTCTGACTGCTTTCCGTCGTCACCGGTTTCTTAATTTGCGCGGTCACGACCGCAGCCGAAATGGCCAGCAGGATCGCGAAGCCTGCTCCGACAATCGTCAGCACCGGCACCCCGTCTTCCGCTGCCTGTGCATCGTCGTTGGCCTTTTCGCCGCCCGCGACGACGAAGGCGATGGCGGCGAAACTGATCACGCCGGCCATCAATCCGCCCGCAATGATCTGCATTGTCGCGACGACGCCGCCGAACCACTGCCTGCTTTCGTCATCACTCAGATGATCTTCAATCATCCCTCGCCCTCCTGGCCGTCGCTGTCAGGACCGTCCTTTGTAAAGACCGTTTTCCCATGCACGCTAACGCGATCGACAATGCCGACGACAGCCGCGTCAACAGGTAATGTCTTCGTTTCCGGCGTATAACGTGCGCTCGATCCTTGAACGAGAAACACAACCTCGCCTTCGCCCGCCCCGACCGTATCGACGGCCAGAAACGTCCGCCCCGTCGGCTGCAGGTCGCTCGCGTCGGTTTCATTCACGCGTAGCGGCTCCACGACCAGTAATTTCTGGCCTTTCATAACGTCGACTTTGTGAGTCGAAACGACGCTGCCGGTAACGCGTGCTAGAAACATGATTTAGTCTAGAGTCGAGAGTCGAGAGTCGAGTGCGGCGTCAGCCGTCACCTTTGGTAGTCAGGCTGCCCTTAAGTCCGCTCAGCATCTTTGCAAGCTCTTCGGCTTGCCGATAAAGAGAATCATATTTGTTCTGGCTGAGAAATTGTTGGCGAGACGCGATTGTCAAATGAGAAATCGATTCCATGAGTGAGCCATATGCAATTTGAACAAATCTTGAGAAGTCCTGGTCAGTTGTTCGTCCGCTGCCTTCAGCAATATTCGCCGAAACGGAAATCGCAGATCGACGAGTTTGACTTGTCAGGCCGAATCGCTCGTCAGGCGGAAAGGAACGCGTCGCCGCGTACACTTCGTCGGCGTAAGCAACTGCTTTCTGCCAAACTGA contains:
- a CDS encoding L-lactate dehydrogenase, translating into MKIAIIGGGGLVGSCAAFALQTGGIVREIALVDVNPDVADGQALDLVHGSSFLSDQSIYAADTSTCKDADVVVITAGLRRKPDESRLDLINRNVALFRNILKDVKSHGLKKDAIGFVVSNPVDILTYLMLKDLGLPKERVIGLGTMLDTSRFQGMLARELNVPPTQVSAMMLGEHGDSMVAIWSAAQVAGLPLEKWPGVNPSMLAAVEKKTRGSGAEVIKKKGGAGFAVGVTIAEVIHSIALDRRRVLPVSSLQTGAYGLRDVCLSVPTIVGRAGVVDTLQIDLWPKEMMGLTNSANVLKGTIAKVLG
- a CDS encoding class II aldolase/adducin family protein codes for the protein MSTNRWNSGINDRKLKEDICEIGRRVYNKGFAAANDGNITIRVGENEVLCSPTMICKGFMTPDDICAVDMEGNQIAGKRKRTSEVLLHLAIMKERPDVKSVVHCHPPHATAFAIAGEPIPQCILPEIEVFMGEVPIAPYETPGGQDFANTPVPFLKGTSCVILKNHGTVSFGKNVEEAYWKTEILDAYCRMLILTKQLGKPIEYLNEEKSRELIDLKKKLGFDDPRFHAEDCDLCGNSAFREGYKENLPQTSAFNAPPQYPGYSNEPGCAPNGCQTPDGLAAAGSVDQDALVQAITDQVMASLGK
- a CDS encoding EutN/CcmL family microcompartment protein; its protein translation is MKIGEIIGTVTLATAHPDLSTGRWRLVAPLDRRGLNGDSAGRGEPFALYDELGADLGSLVAIAEGPEAAAPFQPAIKPIDAYNAAILDAIEIDS
- a CDS encoding EutN/CcmL family microcompartment protein, with the translated sequence MQAALVLGSTRATTKHPTLKGWKLLITQPLLADGGDDGPPLIAIDQLGAGRGDKVILTSDGGSVREMIGDKSTPVRWAVIGILDD
- a CDS encoding aldehyde dehydrogenase family protein, coding for MNANEQAIRTVVQEVLSKLGKIPANGHVNGSADNGDWGVFQNVDDAVVAATDGFHQLTKAGTDARKAVERIIKQICNDQAEELGRLELEETQVGRLDHKIEKLKIVQDVLGVAYLKPEALTGSGGTTIIEYAPFGVIGAITPVTHSLPTLAGNVINMVAAGNSVVFNPHPSGKNIACEGVRRFNKAIYEETGLTNVITIIGNPTIESAQAIFEHRDIPLLVVTGGPAVARAALGTRKRAIVAGPGNPPVLVDDTADIEKAAKSIIAGAAYDNNLLCIGEKEVFVVDGVFNSLMEAFGRHGAFRLNADQVAKLTAVAFDPPKDASDHYHVKKQYVGKDPAVLAAAIGLSVPANTQLLVGETDVNNPFVPEEQMMPFVPIVRCRDTAEGIKLCEQFEHGFRHTAIVHSKNLDVIAEMGRVMNTTLFCVNGPSTAGLGVGGEGYLSYSIATPTGEGVTTPMTFTRQRRMSMSDELRIL
- a CDS encoding EutN/CcmL family microcompartment protein: MFLARVTGSVVSTHKVDVMKGQKLLVVEPLRVNETDASDLQPTGRTFLAVDTVGAGEGEVVFLVQGSSARYTPETKTLPVDAAVVGIVDRVSVHGKTVFTKDGPDSDGQEGEG
- a CDS encoding four helix bundle protein; the protein is MSVWQKAVAYADEVYAATRSFPPDERFGLTSQTRRSAISVSANIAEGSGRTTDQDFSRFVQIAYGSLMESISHLTIASRQQFLSQNKYDSLYRQAEELAKMLSGLKGSLTTKGDG